In a genomic window of Siniperca chuatsi isolate FFG_IHB_CAS linkage group LG1, ASM2008510v1, whole genome shotgun sequence:
- the LOC122877067 gene encoding DNA-binding protein RFX7-like — MLLNPAGRVHLSSPVQLSPVPRPTVMAEEDPQQQPDRRARSLPGLLPGLQGAEASALQLRIKNSICKSVQSKVENILQDVEKFSDIEKLYLYLKLPSGPSTSTDKSDQSALSSSRTQQMHAFSWIRNYLEEYPETSLPKQEVYDEYKSFCDNLNYHPLSAADFGKMMKNVFPNMKARRLGMRGKSKYCYSGLRKRPFVHMPSLPTLDLHKTGDGLQCDILESPGQLSSIKEDVRFAACDLVCEWAQKVLKRQFDAVEDLARFLIDSHYISNKSLAALTITTGTATEVNTLQTLSAFVPTAEAHSFQPHVTTLSSPSVDAKQQLQRKIQRKQQEQKLHSPLPGEGLTKRADDGVPCVSPTTLSPQPTIGIVVAAVPSPITVPRSRQLMSPSPMGTVESKVLPINFQMVTQPVQAVKQSPKTPQNILASPAGERSARQRYAQILPKPSATTAFTLRSPSTMIIGNSPIKTMMTTCHVSPVSLVKMTAISLAPSSSNTTTSLTNTSLRPASAGISSSAIAEDISYNQSMRSTSAVPILAPVARPGQTTNTPTIDVEMEVEAIHKNSQMQNPSSLILTQGAMANRAAGAVQRAASVPIPQTRAFLGLEETSSTNCNGKSPSSTNIVALTLCNTVEGSNNGANNTSTLHLTPSTHNTSAVSLLNTSRAPSFGESSSVTSAKEGFLSTKSLRKRSALSPDLSPVKRAFMPQQPVEDAAGLGYGITNAVSNVPRPGASARPESAPATREVEAKMNLSTQVHTLCTSSFRASGFYSVAKTQSSMQRKNPSTVMETSTSVSHALIQQQQGHTMANMHAIPNNPGLQKHSGVSDVRSSNSTTGSLEGAQQQTYTQSTPATESLDFFNQASSSSQLPMQTDMDYFPFDDDVTQDSIVEELVQMEEQMKLNNLQEFGDCVTVQGQQAVMPDNIMSTNQTMTSFYHAANCHSNLIQTPTPTPTPTPTSEMMGGAQGLTRESPCSRMASTTPVDSTLGSSRHTPVGTPHSNCSSTVPPSPVECRNPFAFTPINSSLTGFHDGSTVSSSPVKPMQRPMATHPDKTRLEWMNTSYSSSSGSLNKSNSGMGILPSYQGLIGDQFQKPHAFAVPHARHHDSHFGRLTPISPVQQQVASMAKQEGFAVPAPLDNKATNTPAATFRCRSVSPAVHQRNLGGNTGNLPHIPHSVVSPFNSPVTPEVLNIFANSQTNLGVSSMAQRSHSVPLNIMMQTEVLPTPGQQRNSKNIANVLLNKLDGDHDDTVRGLGVNNFPSSYTARMNLTQILESDPNLSCSDNHLSLMTSDPTSTCKLQRPNYLIENAINEQMLLSAGDSRAQSASGEQHRQQAQSMLLTLSTQQHQEELQKHQQLDFSSAVKDLLTDNSLTAGNQLMEQLTTGGADFPCEIRMTSELSSSINDLNALDTNLLFDPNQQQGQYHNAAAAAAAAELVNDPLFQQITSEAAHSSGLDWLESKDHPAVGLMG; from the exons CGAGAAGTTCTCAGACATTGAAAAACTCTACCTCTACCTGAAGTTGCCTTCTGGTCCTAGCACTAGCACTGATAAAAG TGACCAGAGTGCCCTGTCATCAAGCCGCACACAGCAGATGCATGCGTTCAGCTGGATCCGCAATTATTTAGAGGAATACCCAGAGACCTCTCTTCCCAAACAGGAGGTCTATGATGAATACAA GAGCTTCTGTGACAATCTTAACTACCACCCACTGAGTGCTGCGGACTTTggaaaaatgatgaaaaatgtcttCCCGAACATGAAGGCGCGTCGACTTGGCATGAGAGGAAAATCTAA ATATTGCTATAGTGGACTAAGGAAGAGGCCCTTTGTTCACATGCCATCTTTACCCACTCTGGATCTCCATAAAACAGGGGATGGA CTCCAGTGTGATATCCTAGAGTCACCGGGCCAGCTGAGCAGCATAAAGGAGGATGTGCGATTTGCAGCCTGTGATCTGGTGTGTGAGTGGGCCCAAAAGGTGCTGAAACGCCAGTTTGATGCCGTGGAAGACTTGGCTCGCTTCCTAATCGACAGCCATTACATCAGCAACAAGTCTTTGGCAGCTCTCACCATTACGACCGGCACAGCGACAG AGGTTAATACTCTACAGACGCTCTCTGCATTCGTCCCCACTGCTGAGGCTCACTCCTTCCAGCCTCATGTGACAACCCTGTCCTCGCCTTCTGTCGATGCAAAGCAGCAGCTCCAGAGGAAGATCCAGAGGAAACAACAAGAACAGAAGTTGCACTCACCTTTACCTGGAGAGGGACTAACCAAGAGGGCAGATGACGGTGTGCCTTGTGTTAGCCCCACGACTCTGTCACCTCAGCCAACCATAGGCATCGTGGTCGCCGCTGTCCCAAGTCCCATCACG GTACCGAGAAGCAGGCAGTTGATGTCCCCCAGTCCCATGGGTACAGTAGAGAGCAAAGTGCTGCCAATTAACTTCCAAATGGTGACCCAGCCAGTTCAGGCAGTGAAACAGAGCCCCAAAACCCCGCAAAATATTCTAGCCAGTCCGGCGGGAGAACGCTCTGCTCGGCAGCGCTATGCACAAATCCTGCCCAAACCTTCAGCCACAACTGCTTTCACTTTGCGCTCACCCTCCACCATGATCATCGGCAACAGCCCCATTAAGACTATGATGACTACATGTCACGTCAGCCCAGTCAGTTTGGTCAAGATGACAGCCATATCGCTTGCACCCAGCAGCAGCAATACCACCACTTCCCTCACAAACACCAGTCTGCGGCCAGCATCTGCAGGCATTAGCAGTTCTGCAATTGCAGAAGACATCAGCTACAATCAAAGCATGAGGAGCACCTCTGCAGTCCCCATTCTGGCCCCGGTGGCCAGGCCAGGGCAGACTACTAACACCCCTACCATCGATGTTGAAATGGAAGTTGAAGCTATACATAAAAACAGCCAAATGCAAAATCCTAGCAGTCTAATTCTGACTCAAGGAGCAATGGCAAATAGGGCTGCAGGGGCTGTACAGAGGGCTGCCAGCGTGCCCATACCTCAGACTAGAGCCTTCCTGGGTCTGGAGGAAACATCCAGCACTAATTGCAACGGAAAGTCCCCCTCAAGCACTAACATTGTGGCACTAACACTGTGTAACACTGTCGAAGGCAGCAATAATGGCGCCAATAATACAAGCACTTTGCACTTAACTCCCTCTACTCACAATACCAGCGCTGTTTCTTTACTAAACACCAGCAGAGCACCTTCATTTGGGGAAAGCAGCAGTGTTACATCAGCAAAGGAAGGTTTTTTGTCCACTAAGAGCCTCAGGAAACGCTCGGCCCTCAGTCCAGACCTTTCGCCAGTCAAAAGGGCTTTTATGCCCCAGCAGCCAGTAGAGGACGCTGCTGGTCTTGGATATGGGATTACAAACGCGGTAAGTAACGTCCCCAGGCCAGGAGCTTCAGCTAGACCTGAAAGTGCACCAGCTACTAGGGAGGTAGAGGCGAAAATGAACTTGTCCACTCAAGTCCACACACTCTGCACTTCCTCTTTCAGAGCCAGTGGCTTCTACTCTGTTGCCAAAACACAGAGCTCAATGCAGAGGAAAAACCCTTCCACTGTTATGGAAACTAGCACTTCAGTCAGTCACGCATTAATACAGCAACAACAGGGGCACACAATGGCCAACATGCATGCCATACCTAATAACCCCGGCCTCCAAAAACACTCAGGTGTGAGTGATGTTAGGAGCTCAAACTCAACCACAGGGAGTCTGGAAGGTGCTCAACAACAGACCTACACTCAGTCCACCCCTGCTACTGAATCTTTAGACTTCTTCAATCAAGCTTCATCGTCCAGCCAGCTCCCTATGCAGACGGATATGGACTACTTTCCCTTTGATGATGATGTGACTCAGGACAGCATTGTGGAGGAGCTGGTGCAGATGGAAGAGCAAATGAAACTTAACAACCTGCAGGAGTTTGGAGACTGTGTCACAGTGCAAGGCCAACAGGCTGTGATGCCGGACAACATAATGTCTACCAATCAGACCATGACCTCCTTCTATCATGCTGCAAACTGCCACAGCAACCTGATCCAAACTCCAACACCAACACCCACTCCCACACCCACATCAGAAATGATGGGAGGAGCCCAAGGCCTCACCAGAGAGAGCCCCTGCTCCCGCATGGCCTCCACCACCCCAGTGGACAGCACACTGGGAAGCAGTCGTCACACCCCAGTTGGTACACCACACTCCAACTGCAGCAGCACTGTTCCTCCCAGTCCAGTGGAGTGCAGGAACCCGTTTGCATTTACACCCATCAACTCCAGCCTCACTGGTTTCCATGACGGCAGCACTGTCTCCAGCAGCCCTGTCAAGCCCATGCAGAGACCGATGGCCACCCACCCAGACAAGACCCGGCTGGAGTGGATGAATACcagttacagcagcagcagtgggagCTTAAACAAGTCAAACAGTGGAATGGGAATCCTCCCCAGCTATCAAGGCCTGATAGGTGACCAGTTTCAAAAACCTCACGCCTTCGCCGTCCCTCATGCACGGCACCATGACAGCCATTTTGGCCGTTTGACTCCCATCTCGCCTGTGCAGCAGCAGGTAGCCAGCATGGCCAAGCAGGAGGGTTTTGCTGTGCCTGCCCCTCTGGATAACAAAGCCACCAACACACCTGCTGCAACTTTCCGATGTCGCAGTGTAAGCCCCGCTGTGCATCAGAGGAATTTGGGTGGAAACACAGGAAACCTTCCCCATATCCCTCATTCAGTAGTGTCTCCCTTTAACTCTCCTGTGACGCCTGAGGTGTTAAACATCTTTGCAAACAGCCAGACAAATCTTGGAGTGAGCAGCATGGCTCAGAGGAGCCATTCTGTGCCACTCAACATCATGATGCAAACTGAGGTCCTGCCCACACCGGGCCAACAACGCAACAGCAAAAATATCGCCAATGTCCTTCTGAACAAGCTGGATGGGGACCATGATGACACTGTTCGGGGTCTGGGGGTCAATAATTTCCCCTCCAGCTACACTGCACGCATGAACCTCACCCAGATCCTCGAGTCCGACCCCAACCTCTCCTGCAGTGACAACCACCTCAGCctgatgacctctgaccccaccaGCACATGCAAGTTGCAGAGGCCAAATTACCTCATCGAAAATGCTATTAATGAACAAATGCTTCTCTCAGCAGGTGACAGCCGAGCACAATCAGCTTCTGGAGAGCAGCATCGACAACAGGCCCAGTCCATGTTGTTAACTTTGAGCACACAGCAGCATCAAGAAGAACTACAGAAGCATCAGCAGTTGGATTTCAGCAGCGCTGTGAAAGACCTCCTCACAGACAACAGCCTTACTGCTGGCAACCAGCTCATGGAACAACTAACTACAGGCGGAGCAGATTTCCCTTGTGAAATCAGAATGACATCAGAGCTCTCCAGCAGCATCAATGACCTAAACGCACTGGACACAAACCTCCTGTTTGACCCCAACCAGCAGCAAGGGCAATATcacaatgctgctgctgctgctgctgctgcggagTTGGTGAATGATCCGCTGTTTCAGCAAATTACCAGCGAGGCGGCACATTCAAGTGGACTCGACTGGCTAGAAAGCAAAGATCATCCAGCTGTTGGGTTGATGGGTTGA